The following DNA comes from Capsicum annuum cultivar UCD-10X-F1 unplaced genomic scaffold, UCD10Xv1.1 ctg9599, whole genome shotgun sequence.
CATATATCTAGTTTACAATGGATCTCGCCAAATACGCCCAACTACCTCGAGCTCCAGCTCATTCATGACACCACCAGAGAAGTAGAGTGCAATGTTTCTTTGGATAATCAGCCCGTCTAAACTGTCTCGGACAGTTTTGTGACTATCACGGAGGCTCCTCGGTACTCCTTGCCATGTTAACTTTCTGCCAAATCCACCTACTTCAAGACTATAACTATATCTTTTTGCATCATCTTCATTGCCCATAAAAAGAAGGAATGCCATGTATACTGGTGCCAATCCAAGGTTGAAAGCCTCAAAGTGAAGGCAGAACTGGTGACCGAAACAGTTGAAAATCTATTCCAGAAAACAGTGAAAGAACTATTACCAACATGACCTTTTCAAGCAGTACATTGCAATCAGAACAATGTGAAAATCAACAAAAAGTGACACTTCATTTATCATGGCTAAATGCAAGCCGGAAAATTAATTGGTAAGCGAACAACCAAATAAATCATGCTCTTATTTGCCCTCGCTTTTCGACCAGCAAATTGaaagggagccttggagtaactggtaaagttgctgccatgtgaccaggaggtcacgggttcaagccttggaaacagcctctggcagaaatgcaaggtaaggttgcgtacaatacacccttgtggtggggcccttccccggacaccgcacaTAGCGGTACCTTTACTGCACCGCTGCCCTTTTTTATTTTCGACCAGCAAAGATGAAGCCGGACATAAAATGCAGACATGACTATGAATAAagaacttcaagttatggatgtAACAAAATGTAGAAGATGAATGTTCACAATTGGATAAAGAAGACTAGTTAACAATGTCACtacttttctttttcctattctttttttaatttgaaaaaggtTAAAGTGGCAGATTTCCTCAAAGTGCCTGATACGAGGCCAAGGTTTAActtttaaga
Coding sequences within:
- the LOC124895719 gene encoding E3 ubiquitin-protein ligase SINAT2-like → MSAFYVRLHLCWSKIKKGSGAVKIFNCFGHQFCLHFEAFNLGLAPVYMAFLLFMGNEDDAKRYSYSLEVGGFGRKLTWQGVPRSLRDSHKTVRDSLDGLIIQRNIALYFSGGVMNELELEEGVAEGLAKTTTLPKGEVGIVI